From Pseudonocardia autotrophica, one genomic window encodes:
- a CDS encoding DeoR/GlpR family DNA-binding transcription regulator → MSGMRYGSAPSRRARLLELVRSQGFCATSELVQTLGVSDMTVRRDVQRLSEEGKVRIVHGGVSVLPPEALSGSGGYLEREGREFLAKQRAGQAAAELVAPDDHIALDAGTTVLEVARALPAGQPNTVVSHSATVLGELMHREEITLVGSGGVLHHETMSFAGATTLTTLAELRVGRLFLAASGVNEAGVFCANDFDAVTKRALIDIADEVVLVIDSSKFHTRALVRICPLDVVDTVVVDDAITAPDLAMLERHGVRPHRVPVGEQAR, encoded by the coding sequence ATGAGTGGCATGCGGTACGGGTCCGCACCGTCCCGCCGCGCCCGGCTGCTCGAACTCGTCCGGAGCCAGGGCTTCTGTGCGACCTCCGAGCTGGTGCAGACGCTGGGGGTGTCGGACATGACGGTCCGGCGTGACGTGCAACGCCTCTCCGAGGAGGGCAAGGTCCGGATCGTTCACGGAGGCGTCAGCGTGCTGCCGCCCGAGGCGCTGAGCGGCAGCGGCGGCTACCTGGAGCGCGAGGGGCGCGAGTTCCTCGCCAAGCAGCGTGCCGGTCAGGCTGCGGCGGAGCTGGTGGCGCCCGACGACCACATCGCGCTCGACGCCGGTACAACCGTCCTCGAGGTGGCCCGTGCGCTGCCTGCCGGGCAGCCGAACACGGTCGTGAGCCACTCCGCCACCGTTCTGGGCGAGCTCATGCACCGTGAGGAGATCACGCTGGTGGGAAGTGGCGGAGTGCTCCACCACGAGACGATGTCGTTCGCCGGAGCGACAACCTTGACCACCCTGGCTGAGCTCCGGGTGGGCCGGCTCTTCCTTGCCGCCAGTGGTGTCAACGAGGCCGGTGTGTTCTGCGCCAACGACTTCGACGCCGTCACGAAGCGTGCCCTGATCGACATCGCCGACGAGGTCGTGCTGGTCATCGACTCGAGCAAGTTCCATACGCGTGCCCTCGTCCGGATCTGCCCGCTGGATGTCGTCGACACCGTCGTCGTGGACGACGCCATCACGGCGCCGGACCTCGCGATGCTCGAGCGCCACGGCGTCCGCCCGCACCGCGTACCGGTGGGTGAGCAGGCCCGCTGA
- a CDS encoding carbohydrate kinase family protein, whose translation MPRATPLSGSVLFVGSAVHDTIAVVDELPGPDDRVEADAIVRSGGGPAATAAVAAARMGVAVELATAVGDDDLGREVLSALEAAGVGLRHAEIRQGETTAQSVAVVSRTGNARCLMVRPGPALGGLPGGYDWVHADQAGYPVVGPARDRFGCLSIDDGNHITGLDLSVVDLYAPTLQSLRARTGTSTATSALAVAHARGATLTVATDGGDGAVVYDGAQPLHVPALAVEPLVSTLGAGDVFHGALLAGLILGRGLEEAARLAAVCAALACRAIDGRGSLPDLAEAEAHLDLLGASAPLAPAAALPLF comes from the coding sequence ATGCCGCGCGCTACCCCTCTCTCCGGCTCCGTGCTGTTCGTCGGCTCCGCCGTGCACGACACGATCGCCGTCGTCGACGAGCTGCCCGGTCCGGACGACCGGGTCGAGGCGGACGCGATCGTGCGCAGCGGCGGCGGTCCGGCGGCCACGGCGGCGGTGGCAGCGGCCCGGATGGGAGTTGCCGTCGAGCTCGCCACCGCGGTCGGCGACGACGATCTGGGGCGCGAAGTGCTGTCGGCGCTCGAGGCGGCGGGGGTCGGTCTACGGCACGCCGAGATCCGACAGGGCGAGACCACCGCGCAGAGCGTCGCGGTCGTCTCCCGCACCGGCAATGCGCGGTGTCTGATGGTGCGCCCCGGGCCGGCCCTCGGCGGGCTCCCCGGTGGCTACGACTGGGTCCATGCCGACCAGGCCGGTTATCCGGTCGTCGGCCCCGCCCGTGACCGGTTCGGGTGCCTCAGCATCGACGACGGCAACCACATCACCGGGCTCGATCTGTCCGTCGTCGACCTCTACGCACCGACCCTGCAGAGTCTCCGCGCTCGCACCGGGACGTCCACGGCCACCTCGGCACTGGCCGTGGCGCACGCGCGGGGGGCGACCCTCACGGTAGCCACCGACGGAGGCGACGGCGCGGTGGTGTACGACGGAGCGCAGCCGCTGCACGTCCCCGCGCTGGCCGTCGAACCACTGGTGAGCACGCTGGGCGCGGGCGACGTCTTCCACGGGGCATTGCTGGCGGGTCTGATACTCGGCCGGGGCCTCGAGGAAGCGGCCCGGCTGGCCGCTGTCTGCGCCGCGTTGGCCTGCCGTGCGATCGACGGCCGGGGATCGCTACCCGATCTCGCCGAGGCTGAGGCCCACCTGGACCTGCTCGGGGCGAGCGCACCACTCGCCCCCGCGGCCGCCCTTCCGCTGTTCTGA
- a CDS encoding MFS transporter, translating to MSDVYRKVSLRLLPLLVVIYLFAYIDRTVVGFAQLDMGADLGIGAAAFGLGAGLFFLAYAFLEVPSNLLLMRYGPRRWFARIMISWGLVTMAMAFAQGPISFYILRFLLGVAEAGFYPGILYLITRWFPGPRRGRIVGLFLLANPIALALGSPLSGSLLSLDGVGGLAGWQWLFLVVGLPPVLLAFVVLRVLPDHPSDATWLTEQERAIVAADVAADSKQVEHVANHHPLAALKDRRVLLLAAGFLAYPLLGYGLSLWLPIIISAFGVSAMATGWLATLPWIAAALALIWVPRRAERKRTPFAHIAGTLVLAGIGLAAGAVFDNPVVQMIALCVAAFGIFAGQPIYWSFPQRMLTGTAAAAGLAFINSVGSIGGFVGPYGVGLVIDGFGTESAGLMFLALWAIYGLVMLVFVRRMVQRNPIAGGPVDATAPPSTITPTSGRDPA from the coding sequence GTGTCGGACGTCTATCGCAAGGTCTCCCTGCGGCTCCTGCCGCTGCTGGTGGTGATCTACCTCTTCGCCTACATCGACCGCACGGTGGTCGGCTTCGCCCAACTCGACATGGGGGCCGATCTCGGCATCGGGGCGGCAGCCTTCGGGCTGGGCGCGGGGCTCTTCTTCCTCGCATACGCGTTCCTCGAAGTCCCCAGCAACCTGCTCCTCATGCGCTACGGGCCGCGCCGCTGGTTCGCCAGGATCATGATCTCCTGGGGGCTGGTCACGATGGCGATGGCGTTCGCCCAGGGGCCGATCAGCTTCTACATCCTGCGGTTCCTGCTCGGTGTCGCCGAGGCCGGTTTCTACCCCGGCATCCTGTACCTCATCACCCGATGGTTCCCCGGCCCCCGCCGCGGCCGGATCGTCGGGCTGTTCCTGCTGGCCAACCCGATCGCGCTGGCGCTCGGGAGCCCGCTGTCCGGGAGCCTCCTGTCGCTCGACGGGGTCGGCGGCCTCGCAGGATGGCAGTGGCTGTTCCTCGTCGTGGGCCTCCCGCCGGTCCTGCTGGCCTTCGTCGTGCTACGCGTTCTTCCGGACCACCCCAGTGATGCGACATGGCTGACCGAGCAGGAGCGGGCAATCGTCGCGGCGGACGTCGCCGCCGACAGCAAGCAGGTCGAGCACGTCGCGAACCACCACCCGCTCGCCGCGCTCAAGGACCGTCGGGTCCTGCTGCTCGCAGCCGGTTTCCTCGCCTATCCGTTGCTCGGGTACGGCCTGTCGCTGTGGTTGCCCATCATCATCAGCGCATTCGGTGTCTCTGCGATGGCGACCGGTTGGCTCGCGACGCTGCCCTGGATCGCCGCGGCGCTCGCCCTCATCTGGGTCCCCCGCCGCGCGGAACGCAAGCGCACCCCGTTCGCGCACATCGCGGGCACCCTGGTGCTCGCGGGGATCGGTCTGGCCGCCGGTGCGGTGTTCGACAACCCGGTCGTACAGATGATCGCGCTGTGCGTGGCGGCCTTCGGCATCTTCGCCGGCCAGCCGATCTACTGGAGCTTCCCCCAGCGGATGCTCACAGGCACGGCAGCGGCCGCGGGTCTCGCCTTCATCAACTCGGTGGGCAGCATCGGTGGTTTCGTCGGCCCCTATGGCGTCGGACTCGTCATCGACGGCTTCGGCACCGAGAGCGCCGGCCTGATGTTCCTCGCCCTCTGGGCGATCTACGGCCTGGTGATGCTCGTCTTCGTGCGCCGCATGGTCCAGCGGAATCCGATCGCAGGTGGACCGGTCGACGCGACCGCACCGCCGTCGACGATCACTCCGACCTCCGGCCGAGACCCCGCCTGA
- a CDS encoding pyruvate, phosphate dikinase: MTGQRTTIGAPVLTRTFAEADPADVDWLGGKGSGLARMSQQGLRVPPGYVIGTAACRSYLGEGRLPDGLAEEITTRLAELERQAGKTFGAGPVPLLLSVRSGAPVSMPGMMDTILNLGLDRAAAVALAAATGDSRFVADLIARFHAMYAETVLGALDPGEGIDELVAQVRPGDDPGEVHDRIWQACEEALADSDGESVPADPHAQLFGAVEAVFRSWNTRRARTYRDFHAIPHDLGTAVVVQSMVFGNLSDDSGSGVVFTRNPATGEPGLFGEYLAHSQGEDVVAGTRTPDPVDRALAPELLDELRRTCSELERAQGDVLDIEFTVERSVLYFLQVRSAKRTPEAAVRIAADFLTEGVVGAAAALRNLTPEHVRQVQRPGFDDEETEQARAAGRLLTTGIGACPGQVSGLLVLDPDRAKERADAGEDVILARAVTSPADLHGMIAARGIVTATGGSTSHAAVVARALGTACVVGAGAIVVDGAARTLTIGDRTVAEGEEVSLDGAGGELFLGRISTATPAVATGSLGSVLATAAGASGCEVLVRVTLPADVQHARDAGAHGLVTAVDDVLAASGHIDGLVRRLLDDAEADGPFDRVAELVELEFTPLLAAAGDLEVGVRAIDLVADEAREMLQQTAVTTRHPELAMPLGRPALVRAQLRGLARAAANAGRTSGVHLALRHVCDPAEAAALRTIADEAADETHGAVAVGAYLTSPRAAAGAPKIAAAVDVVWVEVRALQAAVFGIPARQLLTAEPLDGYLRRGLLAVDPRTELDEVVRGLLDGVAGAVRAGRTVGMRLSGEVPEEAAAQLFALGFRRFAVDADGARPLVLALGKAALAR, from the coding sequence GTGACCGGGCAACGGACCACGATCGGAGCGCCGGTCCTCACCCGCACCTTCGCCGAGGCCGATCCGGCCGACGTCGACTGGCTCGGGGGCAAGGGCAGCGGGCTGGCCCGGATGAGCCAGCAGGGACTGCGGGTCCCGCCGGGGTACGTCATCGGCACCGCGGCCTGCCGGAGCTACCTGGGGGAGGGCAGACTGCCCGACGGCCTGGCCGAGGAGATCACGACCCGGCTCGCGGAGCTGGAACGGCAGGCCGGGAAGACCTTCGGCGCCGGCCCGGTCCCGCTTCTGCTGTCGGTGCGCTCGGGAGCGCCGGTCTCGATGCCGGGGATGATGGACACGATCCTCAATCTCGGGCTCGACCGGGCGGCCGCCGTCGCGCTCGCCGCGGCCACCGGGGACAGCCGGTTCGTCGCCGATCTGATCGCCCGCTTCCACGCGATGTACGCCGAGACCGTGCTCGGGGCGCTCGATCCGGGAGAGGGCATCGACGAGCTCGTCGCGCAGGTGCGTCCCGGCGACGACCCCGGTGAGGTGCACGACCGCATCTGGCAGGCCTGCGAGGAGGCGCTCGCGGACTCCGACGGCGAGTCGGTGCCCGCCGACCCGCACGCACAGCTCTTCGGGGCCGTCGAGGCGGTCTTCCGGTCGTGGAACACCCGCCGGGCCCGCACCTACCGCGACTTCCACGCGATCCCGCACGACCTGGGCACCGCCGTCGTCGTGCAGTCGATGGTGTTCGGGAACCTCTCCGACGACTCCGGATCGGGCGTGGTGTTCACCCGGAACCCGGCCACCGGGGAACCGGGCCTGTTCGGCGAGTACCTGGCGCACAGCCAGGGCGAGGACGTCGTCGCGGGCACCCGGACGCCCGACCCGGTCGACCGCGCGCTGGCCCCGGAGCTGCTCGACGAGCTGCGCCGGACCTGCTCCGAGCTGGAACGGGCGCAGGGCGACGTGCTCGACATCGAGTTCACCGTCGAGCGGTCGGTTCTGTATTTCCTGCAGGTCCGCAGCGCCAAGCGGACCCCGGAGGCGGCGGTGCGGATCGCCGCCGACTTCCTGACCGAGGGTGTGGTGGGCGCCGCCGCGGCGCTGCGCAATCTGACCCCGGAGCACGTCCGTCAGGTGCAGCGGCCGGGGTTCGACGACGAGGAGACCGAGCAGGCGCGCGCGGCGGGCCGGCTGCTCACCACCGGCATCGGGGCCTGCCCCGGCCAGGTGAGCGGATTGCTCGTGCTGGATCCGGACCGGGCGAAGGAGCGGGCCGACGCCGGCGAGGACGTGATCCTCGCGCGGGCCGTCACCAGCCCCGCCGACCTGCACGGGATGATCGCGGCGCGCGGCATCGTGACCGCGACCGGCGGCTCGACCAGCCATGCGGCCGTCGTCGCGCGGGCGCTCGGAACGGCCTGCGTGGTCGGCGCCGGGGCGATCGTCGTCGACGGCGCGGCCCGGACCCTGACGATCGGCGACCGGACCGTGGCCGAGGGCGAAGAGGTGTCGCTCGACGGTGCCGGCGGTGAGCTGTTCCTCGGCCGGATCAGCACGGCGACGCCGGCCGTCGCCACCGGGTCGCTCGGCTCGGTGCTCGCGACCGCGGCCGGGGCGTCCGGCTGCGAGGTGCTGGTCCGGGTGACGCTGCCCGCGGACGTGCAGCACGCCCGGGACGCGGGCGCACACGGGCTGGTGACCGCGGTCGACGACGTCCTCGCAGCGAGCGGGCACATCGACGGCCTGGTCCGCAGGCTGCTCGACGACGCCGAGGCGGACGGCCCGTTCGACCGGGTCGCCGAGCTCGTCGAGCTGGAGTTCACGCCGCTGCTCGCCGCGGCGGGGGACCTGGAGGTCGGGGTCCGCGCCATCGATCTCGTCGCCGACGAGGCCCGCGAGATGCTGCAGCAGACCGCGGTCACCACCCGGCACCCGGAGCTGGCTATGCCACTCGGCCGCCCGGCGCTGGTCCGCGCGCAGCTGCGGGGACTGGCCAGGGCAGCGGCCAACGCGGGCCGCACGTCGGGGGTGCATCTGGCCCTGCGGCACGTCTGCGACCCGGCGGAGGCCGCCGCGCTGCGCACGATCGCCGACGAGGCCGCCGACGAGACGCACGGCGCGGTCGCGGTCGGCGCCTACCTGACTAGCCCGCGGGCCGCCGCCGGCGCGCCGAAGATCGCCGCCGCCGTCGACGTCGTGTGGGTGGAGGTGCGGGCCCTGCAGGCGGCCGTGTTCGGGATCCCGGCGCGCCAGCTGCTCACCGCCGAGCCGCTCGACGGGTACCTGCGCCGGGGGCTGCTCGCGGTGGACCCGCGAACCGAACTCGACGAGGTGGTCCGGGGTCTGCTCGACGGCGTCGCCGGCGCGGTACGGGCCGGGCGCACGGTCGGGATGCGGCTGTCCGGCGAGGTCCCGGAGGAAGCCGCCGCGCAGCTGTTCGCGCTCGGGTTCCGGCGCTTCGCGGTGGACGCCGACGGGGCCCGCCCGCTGGTGCTGGCCCTGGGCAAAGCGGCGCTGGCCCGGTGA
- a CDS encoding PEP-utilizing enzyme produces MAEVLAEGYNVFDTAKSPSGTVKYLSAPADVIALIQSGKLSEHILLVQGGTTTFLAPALSMGALGVITMSGAPESHLGILSREFQTPCVMTAYLTSSESRYVVGATDPSHFDEIAKALDGRKVRLDCTDNEVGRVVADD; encoded by the coding sequence ATGGCCGAAGTGCTGGCGGAGGGCTACAACGTCTTCGACACCGCCAAGTCGCCCAGCGGAACCGTGAAGTACCTGTCCGCGCCGGCAGACGTGATCGCACTGATCCAGTCCGGCAAGCTGAGCGAGCACATCCTGCTGGTCCAGGGCGGGACGACGACCTTCCTCGCGCCGGCCCTCAGCATGGGTGCGCTCGGCGTGATCACCATGTCCGGCGCCCCGGAGTCGCACCTGGGGATCCTGTCCCGCGAGTTCCAGACCCCCTGCGTCATGACGGCCTACCTGACCTCCAGCGAGTCCCGCTACGTGGTGGGAGCGACCGATCCCTCGCACTTCGACGAGATCGCCAAGGCGCTCGACGGCCGCAAGGTCCGGTTGGACTGCACCGACAACGAGGTCGGCCGGGTCGTCGCGGACGACTGA
- a CDS encoding glycosyltransferase family protein, with amino-acid sequence MTVSDVVRTRVRTEPVPPAGLLLVGPDDGYGDIALERLTLTGTWHGAARTTDRMLVVLAGAARVLVSGGPVVVLGPNEVVHVGHGRAVTVETPGGPALELILLAVPATHPG; translated from the coding sequence ATGACCGTGAGCGACGTCGTCCGCACCCGGGTCCGGACCGAGCCGGTCCCGCCGGCAGGTCTGCTCCTCGTCGGCCCCGATGACGGCTACGGCGACATCGCCCTGGAGCGACTCACCCTCACCGGCACCTGGCACGGCGCCGCCCGCACGACGGACCGGATGCTGGTCGTGCTGGCCGGGGCCGCCCGGGTGCTCGTGTCCGGTGGGCCGGTCGTGGTCCTGGGGCCGAACGAGGTCGTGCACGTCGGGCACGGGCGGGCCGTCACGGTCGAGACGCCCGGCGGCCCGGCACTGGAGCTGATCCTGCTCGCCGTCCCGGCGACGCACCCCGGCTGA
- a CDS encoding sugar-binding transcriptional regulator yields the protein MSALDPGPAHRLQMTDVADRYFRQHRTKTTIATELGLSRFQVARLLEAAQERGLVRITIDPGPDLDAARSARVGAAYGLQRALVAADGPARTAPDRVAALGADLLCETVRTGDVLGLAWSRTVNDVVEHLHRLARCTIVQLCGAYSLPWRRDGSATAVFRAAALCGGEAFPIYAPLVLPDPETVRTLREQPGVADAYARFGELGTAVVGIGAWRDGGSTVHDVLTVQERRRLGGRGACGEIVGLLVDADGRVLDTGLSRHLIAIGEAELRAAGEVVALVRDRERAAAADAVLRSGLVHTLVCDAGTADALIGLAGA from the coding sequence ATGAGCGCGCTGGATCCGGGCCCGGCCCATCGGCTGCAGATGACCGACGTCGCCGACCGCTACTTCCGGCAGCACCGGACGAAGACCACGATCGCCACCGAGCTGGGGCTCAGCCGCTTCCAGGTCGCACGGCTGCTGGAGGCCGCCCAGGAGCGCGGGCTGGTACGGATCACCATCGACCCGGGACCCGATCTCGACGCGGCCCGGTCGGCGCGGGTCGGCGCCGCCTACGGCCTGCAGCGCGCGCTCGTCGCGGCGGACGGCCCGGCCCGTACCGCGCCGGACCGGGTCGCCGCGCTCGGCGCGGACCTGCTGTGCGAGACCGTCCGCACCGGGGACGTACTGGGGCTGGCCTGGTCACGGACGGTCAACGACGTCGTCGAGCACCTGCACCGGCTCGCCCGCTGCACGATCGTGCAACTGTGCGGCGCCTACTCGCTGCCGTGGCGGCGGGACGGATCGGCCACCGCGGTGTTCCGGGCGGCCGCGCTCTGCGGGGGTGAGGCGTTCCCGATCTACGCCCCGCTCGTGCTCCCGGACCCGGAGACGGTCCGGACCCTGCGGGAGCAGCCGGGCGTCGCCGACGCCTACGCCCGCTTCGGCGAGCTCGGCACCGCGGTCGTCGGGATCGGCGCCTGGCGGGACGGCGGCTCGACGGTGCACGACGTGCTCACCGTGCAGGAGCGCAGGCGGCTCGGCGGGCGCGGCGCCTGCGGCGAGATCGTCGGACTGCTCGTCGACGCCGACGGCCGGGTGCTCGACACCGGGCTGTCCCGGCACCTGATCGCGATCGGGGAGGCGGAGCTGCGCGCGGCCGGCGAGGTCGTCGCGCTGGTCCGGGACCGGGAACGGGCCGCGGCCGCCGACGCGGTGCTCCGGTCCGGACTGGTGCACACCCTGGTCTGCGACGCCGGGACGGCCGACGCGCTCATCGGACTCGCCGGCGCGTGA
- a CDS encoding spinster family MFS transporter: MTSRRPREDFLPTDQDQGAQASNAGRFLLLLFAANTFNFYDRAIPAIVAEPIKLEFGLSDLQIGVLAAAFTVVYALFGLPLGRLADNRSRARIMGWGIVAWSLLTAASGAAWNYVSLLLMRVGVGIGEASYAPAANSTIADLYPAGKRARAFGLFQLGLPVGLILAYFSVGAITEAFGSWRAPFVLAAIPGLLIAVGFFLVREPRRGASEKVAAPTTAEKVDRPFRRILAVPTMWFLIVAGIGANLAAYSVNTFTVPLFQRYFGVSLTTAAVLTGVVVGITGLIGLLVGGWVSDRAAGRSTGARVMVGAVATLLSVPLTWAALSLGPDATGLFVLLFGAGWLLQYLYYTSAYPAVADVVPPRLRSTATAVFFAAFYLLGGAVGPVIAGALSDSFAAAALVAGAGEAEAAATGLRQALAVIVPISMAITAVGLFLAASRVGRDNSAMKAAVAAG; the protein is encoded by the coding sequence ATGACGAGCAGACGCCCACGCGAGGACTTCCTGCCCACCGACCAGGACCAGGGGGCGCAGGCGTCCAACGCCGGCCGGTTCCTGCTGCTGCTGTTCGCCGCGAACACCTTCAACTTCTACGACCGGGCCATCCCGGCGATCGTCGCCGAGCCGATCAAGCTCGAGTTCGGACTGTCCGATCTGCAGATCGGGGTGCTCGCGGCGGCGTTCACCGTGGTCTACGCGTTGTTCGGGCTGCCACTGGGCCGGCTGGCCGACAACCGGTCCCGGGCGCGGATCATGGGCTGGGGCATCGTCGCCTGGAGCCTGCTGACCGCAGCCAGCGGCGCCGCCTGGAACTACGTGTCGCTGCTGCTCATGCGGGTCGGGGTGGGCATCGGCGAGGCGAGCTACGCCCCAGCCGCCAACTCGACGATCGCCGACCTCTACCCGGCCGGCAAGCGCGCTCGCGCCTTCGGGCTGTTCCAGCTGGGTCTGCCGGTCGGCCTGATCCTGGCGTACTTCTCGGTCGGTGCGATCACCGAGGCGTTCGGCTCCTGGCGGGCCCCGTTCGTGCTGGCGGCGATCCCCGGCCTGCTGATCGCGGTCGGCTTCTTCCTCGTCCGCGAGCCGCGCCGGGGTGCCTCGGAGAAGGTCGCGGCGCCCACCACCGCGGAGAAGGTCGACCGGCCGTTCCGGCGGATCCTCGCGGTACCGACGATGTGGTTCCTGATCGTCGCCGGGATCGGCGCGAACCTGGCCGCCTACTCGGTCAACACGTTCACGGTGCCGCTGTTCCAGCGCTACTTCGGCGTGTCCCTCACGACCGCAGCCGTGCTGACCGGAGTCGTCGTCGGGATCACCGGTCTGATCGGGCTGCTGGTCGGCGGCTGGGTGTCGGACCGGGCCGCGGGCCGGTCCACCGGGGCACGGGTCATGGTCGGTGCGGTGGCGACGCTGCTGTCGGTGCCGCTCACCTGGGCCGCCCTGAGCCTGGGTCCCGACGCGACCGGGCTGTTCGTGCTGCTGTTCGGCGCCGGCTGGCTGCTGCAGTACCTCTATTACACATCGGCCTACCCCGCGGTCGCCGACGTCGTCCCGCCACGGTTGCGCTCCACCGCCACGGCGGTCTTCTTCGCCGCCTTCTACCTGCTCGGCGGCGCGGTCGGCCCGGTCATCGCGGGCGCGCTGTCCGACTCGTTCGCCGCGGCCGCGCTGGTGGCGGGGGCCGGGGAGGCCGAGGCGGCCGCGACCGGGCTGCGGCAGGCGCTCGCGGTCATCGTCCCGATCTCGATGGCGATCACCGCGGTCGGACTGTTCCTGGCGGCGTCCCGGGTGGGCCGGGACAACTCCGCGATGAAGGCCGCGGTGGCCGCCGGCTGA
- a CDS encoding flavin reductase family protein — protein MSVIEPVTAGEQLRQAFGCFPSGVTAVCAEVDGVPVGLAASSFTSVSIEPPLVSVCMQHSSTTWPKLRELPRLGLSVLAEGQDDACARLASKKGDRFAGTPTTVAPDGALFVDGATLWLDCTVHAEVPSGDHDIILLNVHGIRADPATPPLVFHGSRFRRLAAI, from the coding sequence ATGTCCGTGATCGAGCCGGTGACCGCCGGTGAACAGCTCCGTCAGGCCTTCGGTTGCTTCCCGTCAGGTGTGACGGCGGTGTGTGCCGAGGTCGACGGCGTCCCGGTCGGGTTGGCCGCGAGCTCCTTCACCTCGGTCTCGATCGAGCCGCCGCTGGTGTCGGTGTGCATGCAGCACAGCTCGACGACCTGGCCGAAGCTGCGCGAGCTGCCGCGGCTCGGGCTGAGCGTCCTCGCCGAGGGTCAGGACGACGCCTGCGCACGCCTGGCGAGCAAGAAGGGCGACCGGTTCGCCGGCACCCCCACCACCGTCGCCCCCGACGGTGCGCTGTTCGTCGACGGCGCGACGCTCTGGCTGGACTGCACCGTCCACGCCGAGGTCCCCAGCGGTGACCACGACATCATCCTGCTGAACGTGCACGGGATCCGTGCCGATCCGGCGACCCCTCCCCTCGTCTTCCACGGCAGCCGTTTCCGGCGCCTGGCCGCGATCTGA
- the ribB gene encoding 3,4-dihydroxy-2-butanone-4-phosphate synthase, whose translation MKSLDSISPADPPDIDPAEERVRAALAAIAAGEPVVVVDDADREDEGDLIFAAALATPSLVAFTVRHTSGFICVALPDDECDRLDLPPMHHRDGDRFRTAYRVTVDLAGTGTGISASSRAATIAALAAPSSVPRDFVRPGHVVPLRARPGGVLTRPGHTESAVDLARLAGLPPVGALCEIVSTERPGTMARGTELTRFAAEHGLALVSVDDIIRYRLRTEAQVERVVTTALPTEHGHFRAVGYRGTDGAEHVALIAGELDDITADTPVHVHVECLSGDVLRATSCACGRSLTEAMARFAAEGRGIITYLRPVGGVRACGLQSDPAVSGLSGQLPIVAEWILADLRSRSSAGVGTGAVRRLAG comes from the coding sequence GTGAAGTCGCTCGACAGCATCTCCCCCGCGGACCCGCCCGACATCGATCCGGCCGAGGAGCGCGTGCGCGCCGCCCTCGCCGCGATCGCCGCAGGCGAACCGGTCGTGGTCGTCGACGACGCCGACCGGGAGGACGAGGGCGACCTGATCTTCGCCGCCGCACTCGCCACCCCGTCGCTCGTCGCCTTCACCGTGCGGCACACCTCTGGCTTCATCTGCGTCGCACTCCCCGACGACGAGTGCGACCGGCTCGACCTCCCGCCGATGCACCATCGCGACGGCGACCGCTTCCGGACCGCCTACCGGGTCACGGTCGATCTGGCCGGCACCGGGACCGGGATCTCGGCGAGCTCGCGGGCGGCGACGATCGCTGCACTCGCGGCGCCGTCGTCGGTCCCGCGCGACTTCGTCCGGCCCGGACACGTCGTGCCGTTGCGGGCCCGGCCCGGCGGCGTGCTGACCCGGCCGGGGCACACCGAGTCCGCCGTCGACCTGGCCCGGCTGGCCGGGCTGCCGCCGGTCGGAGCGCTCTGCGAGATCGTCTCGACCGAGCGGCCCGGCACGATGGCCCGCGGCACCGAGCTCACCCGCTTCGCCGCCGAGCACGGGCTGGCGCTGGTGTCGGTCGACGACATCATCCGGTACCGGCTGCGCACCGAGGCCCAGGTCGAGCGGGTCGTCACCACCGCGCTGCCGACCGAGCACGGCCACTTCCGGGCCGTCGGCTACCGGGGCACCGACGGCGCCGAGCACGTCGCCCTGATCGCCGGCGAGCTCGACGACATCACCGCGGACACCCCCGTGCACGTGCACGTCGAGTGCCTCAGCGGCGACGTCCTGCGGGCCACCTCCTGCGCGTGCGGGCGCTCGCTCACCGAGGCGATGGCCCGGTTCGCCGCCGAGGGCCGCGGGATCATCACCTACCTGCGGCCGGTCGGCGGGGTGCGGGCCTGCGGGTTGCAGTCCGATCCGGCCGTCAGCGGCCTGAGCGGGCAGCTCCCGATCGTCGCCGAGTGGATCCTGGCGGATCTGCGGTCCCGGTCGAGTGCCGGCGTCGGCACCGGCGCCGTGCGGCGGCTCGCCGGCTGA